The following proteins come from a genomic window of Nitrospira sp.:
- a CDS encoding PepSY domain-containing protein: MKSLTLILTLAVGTVLALGTPAWSDKKKSEEGDVATLAKEAKITIEQAVKTAVEKVPGMVVEAELEKKHDKTIWEVEVLGADGKVTEVHIDAITGAVIDTEAKDKKDEKKKDGKKGK, encoded by the coding sequence ATGAAATCTCTCACACTCATCCTCACGCTCGCCGTTGGAACAGTGTTGGCACTCGGGACCCCTGCCTGGAGTGACAAGAAGAAGAGCGAGGAAGGCGATGTCGCCACCCTGGCCAAAGAAGCCAAGATTACGATCGAGCAAGCGGTGAAAACCGCCGTGGAGAAAGTGCCCGGCATGGTCGTCGAAGCGGAGCTTGAAAAGAAACACGACAAGACGATCTGGGAAGTGGAAGTCCTCGGCGCGGACGGGAAAGTGACGGAAGTGCATATCGATGCCATCACCGGAGCCGTGATCGACACGGAAGCCAAAGACAAGAAGGACGAGAAGAAGAAAGACGGCAAGAAAGGAAAGTAA
- a CDS encoding NYN domain-containing protein, producing MRSCIFVDGENLRHSLIDLFAGEFDPQDYLPKTARWHEFFDFLAANCYSSEKLRAYWYVVGKVDFWPWNLPHSINDHQKLVNILRKHDPFAKALNAAANERTCAENILHDLEDEQRKIEKRFHGWLTLQNGIVGQHDEVEFRRAGTIHYNLCTRRFGSEKAVDVKLSIDMLHLKDIYDVAVIVSGDGDYVPAVQVIKDCGKKVVNVSFETRSGDLLPGGARTLNQITDKVLTVKYNQIKPLLLP from the coding sequence ATGCGCTCCTGTATATTTGTAGACGGAGAGAATCTTCGTCATTCGCTCATTGATCTATTTGCCGGTGAATTTGACCCGCAAGATTATCTCCCTAAGACAGCTCGATGGCATGAATTCTTCGACTTCTTAGCTGCGAATTGCTATTCATCAGAAAAGCTTCGAGCCTATTGGTATGTTGTAGGCAAGGTAGATTTTTGGCCATGGAATCTACCGCACAGTATTAACGATCATCAGAAGCTCGTAAATATTCTTCGTAAGCACGATCCATTTGCCAAGGCACTTAATGCAGCCGCAAACGAACGAACTTGTGCTGAGAATATTCTGCACGATCTAGAGGATGAACAGCGTAAAATCGAGAAGCGCTTTCATGGATGGCTCACACTCCAAAATGGAATAGTTGGTCAGCATGATGAAGTCGAATTTCGTCGGGCAGGGACCATTCACTATAATCTCTGCACTAGACGGTTTGGATCAGAGAAGGCTGTAGATGTGAAGCTCTCTATCGATATGCTTCACCTGAAGGACATTTATGATGTAGCCGTAATTGTTTCTGGTGATGGGGATTATGTTCCGGCAGTCCAGGTTATTAAAGATTGCGGGAAGAAAGTTGTTAATGTTTCCTTTGAGACCAGAAGTGGGGATTTATTGCCTGGTGGGGCACGGACACTTAATCAGATCACTGATAAAGTCTTGACCGTTAAATATAATCAAATAAAGCCGCTCTTGCTTCCATAG
- a CDS encoding MarC family protein, translating to MPLAEYALLAFSSLFVIVDPIATVPAFLAMTPRNTVQQRLRMARVACLVMVAVLAGFALIGKSLFHLLGITLPAIQVAGALVLLLVALDMLRAQRSPVMETAAETAEASAKDDIAITPLAIPMLAGPAAISTVILLDAQAAGWAQRGILLACLAVVGLASYIILALGAKGAKWLTPMAEKIMTRLMGLLLAALAVQFLFNGLKGEGGLLQQ from the coding sequence ATGCCCCTCGCCGAATACGCTCTGCTGGCCTTCAGCTCTCTGTTCGTCATCGTCGATCCGATCGCGACGGTCCCGGCCTTTCTCGCCATGACGCCGCGCAATACGGTGCAGCAGCGCCTGCGCATGGCCCGCGTCGCCTGCCTGGTGATGGTCGCCGTGCTGGCCGGGTTTGCGCTGATCGGCAAATCGCTGTTTCACTTGCTGGGCATTACACTGCCTGCGATACAGGTCGCCGGGGCGCTGGTGTTGCTCCTGGTGGCATTGGACATGCTCCGCGCTCAGCGTTCACCGGTCATGGAAACCGCCGCAGAAACCGCGGAAGCCAGCGCAAAGGACGATATCGCCATCACCCCCCTGGCGATCCCCATGCTGGCGGGCCCTGCGGCCATTTCGACCGTCATCCTGCTGGACGCCCAAGCGGCCGGGTGGGCTCAGCGCGGCATCTTGCTCGCTTGCCTTGCGGTAGTCGGTCTGGCAAGCTACATTATCCTGGCGCTCGGAGCGAAGGGGGCCAAATGGCTGACCCCGATGGCTGAGAAAATTATGACGCGGCTCATGGGGCTGTTGCTCGCCGCCCTCGCCGTGCAATTCTTGTTTAACGGACTCAAGGGAGAAGGCGGGCTGTTACAGCAATAG
- a CDS encoding DnaJ C-terminal domain-containing protein — protein sequence MANSGRDYYQVLGIPRTASADEIKKAYRRLARQFHPDMHSGAKKAEMEKKFKEMNEAHEVLSDPDKRKKYDQHGAQWEQAEAYERARQAAGAQNRGQAHSFSGEGFSDIFENLFGGRGRAAGQHEFSASGEDLETEVDLSLREVLSGVTKRINLMEPTPCSTCRGSGAVKNRPCQACLGSGHRMESHSIEVKIPAGVQNGTRVRVPGKGQLGMNGGRRGDLYLHVTLMPDKVFRQQGSDLHANLPVWPWEAALGAEVMAPTLTEPVRVKIPAGSRAEGKLRLKGKGLPTAAGGHGDLFLTLQIVLPSPLTEGEQKLYEQLSHLRTGDPRAELLAAAQRS from the coding sequence ATGGCAAATTCTGGTCGCGACTACTATCAAGTTCTCGGCATCCCGCGCACGGCTTCGGCCGATGAGATCAAGAAGGCCTATCGCCGTCTCGCCCGCCAGTTCCATCCCGACATGCACAGTGGCGCCAAGAAGGCCGAGATGGAGAAAAAATTCAAAGAAATGAACGAGGCGCACGAAGTCCTCTCCGACCCGGACAAGCGCAAAAAATACGATCAGCACGGCGCCCAATGGGAGCAGGCCGAAGCCTATGAGCGAGCCCGCCAGGCCGCCGGAGCCCAGAACCGTGGCCAGGCTCACTCGTTCAGCGGCGAGGGATTTTCCGATATCTTTGAGAATCTCTTCGGAGGCCGCGGGCGAGCCGCCGGCCAGCACGAATTTTCGGCATCCGGGGAAGATCTTGAAACGGAAGTCGATCTGTCTCTTCGGGAAGTCCTGAGCGGTGTCACCAAACGAATCAACCTCATGGAGCCGACCCCCTGCTCCACGTGCCGCGGAAGCGGCGCGGTAAAAAACCGGCCCTGCCAGGCTTGTCTAGGATCAGGCCATCGGATGGAGTCCCATTCCATCGAGGTCAAGATTCCTGCGGGCGTCCAGAACGGGACGAGAGTCCGCGTGCCAGGGAAAGGCCAGCTCGGCATGAACGGCGGCCGTCGCGGCGATCTCTACCTGCACGTCACGCTCATGCCGGACAAGGTCTTTCGGCAGCAAGGCAGTGATCTGCATGCCAACCTGCCGGTGTGGCCATGGGAAGCCGCCCTCGGCGCCGAAGTCATGGCGCCCACATTGACCGAGCCGGTCCGCGTGAAAATTCCCGCCGGCAGCCGTGCCGAGGGCAAGCTACGCTTGAAGGGGAAAGGGCTCCCGACCGCGGCCGGAGGCCATGGCGACCTGTTCCTCACGCTACAGATTGTCCTGCCGTCCCCTTTGACCGAGGGAGAACAAAAGCTGTACGAACAACTGAGTCACTTGCGGACGGGCGATCCACGCGCGGAGCTACTGGCCGCCGCCCAACGAAGCTAG